A window from Neobacillus sp. PS3-40 encodes these proteins:
- a CDS encoding hydrogenase → MNLFLETSVMLVVSSLLLVWLKSIRTAIKILSLQSFFLGITGFLLAWETGEVDMYIMAILTIVVKAIVIPSILDSTMRKMYIKRETDKFIGREISLLSAAGLVVFSYVITKPLGVIMSDSGHPYLPNAISMLLIGLFVMITHKKAIMQGIGLIVIENGLFLFALSASGGMPFMVDIGIFLDVFVSVILISLLSYRMDQTFKSISTDWLRKLKG, encoded by the coding sequence ATGAACCTTTTCTTGGAAACGTCGGTGATGTTAGTTGTCTCAAGCCTTCTGTTGGTCTGGTTGAAGTCGATCAGAACCGCCATTAAAATCCTGTCGTTACAGTCCTTCTTTCTAGGGATTACCGGCTTTCTATTGGCATGGGAAACAGGAGAGGTGGATATGTACATTATGGCTATACTTACGATTGTGGTAAAAGCAATCGTCATCCCTAGCATCCTCGATTCAACGATGCGAAAAATGTACATAAAGCGAGAAACTGACAAGTTTATCGGGCGAGAAATTTCACTTTTAAGTGCAGCTGGTCTCGTTGTTTTCAGTTATGTTATTACTAAACCGCTAGGTGTTATCATGTCGGATTCTGGACATCCTTATTTACCCAATGCCATCTCCATGTTACTTATTGGATTGTTTGTAATGATCACTCATAAAAAAGCAATTATGCAAGGGATTGGTCTAATTGTAATCGAAAACGGTTTATTTCTGTTTGCTCTTTCGGCTTCAGGAGGGATGCCGTTTATGGTGGACATTGGTATCTTTTTAGATGTCTTTGTATCTGTTATTTTGATTAGTCTCCTTAGCTATCGAATGGATCAAACCTTCAAGAGTATTAGTACAGATTGGCTGAGAAAGTTAAAGGGGTGA
- a CDS encoding NADH-quinone oxidoreductase subunit H, translating to MVSIILQIIQFLSILLIAPLLTGAIKKSKALLQGRVGPRLLQPYFDLYKYMHKDSFVSKNASWIFLVTPYIVFGATLTASALIPAFVHQTLYSFTGDIVLIIYLFALSRFFISMSAVDTGSSFGAQGASRDLFISSLAEPVLFITILGTALPAKTTNLSAIIAHLLEIGLPISPAYFMILVAFVILLVTETGRVPVDNPDTHLELTMIHEGPLLEYSGKPLALLMWSAWIKQAALFTLFIDLCIPWGPNVSTGGWALLTGPLLFFLKMFGVGLIMACIEIANAKMRLFKVPRLLAAAFLLSFFSLITEYLL from the coding sequence ATGGTATCGATTATCTTGCAAATTATACAATTTTTGTCCATTTTATTGATTGCCCCGCTTCTTACAGGAGCAATTAAGAAATCGAAAGCATTACTGCAAGGTAGAGTAGGACCACGTCTTCTTCAACCGTACTTTGATCTATATAAGTACATGCACAAAGACTCATTCGTATCTAAGAACGCTTCGTGGATTTTCTTGGTTACACCCTATATTGTTTTTGGTGCGACTCTTACTGCATCGGCACTTATTCCTGCGTTTGTTCATCAAACTTTATATTCTTTTACTGGGGATATTGTCCTCATTATTTACCTGTTTGCTTTATCCCGGTTCTTTATTAGTATGTCAGCTGTTGATACTGGAAGTTCCTTTGGTGCACAAGGTGCGAGTCGGGATTTGTTTATTTCCTCGCTAGCAGAGCCAGTGTTGTTTATTACAATATTAGGTACAGCCCTTCCTGCTAAAACGACCAATCTCTCCGCTATCATTGCACATCTTTTGGAGATAGGACTACCTATTTCACCAGCTTATTTTATGATACTCGTTGCATTTGTAATCCTTCTTGTAACTGAGACAGGAAGAGTTCCAGTGGATAATCCTGATACACACCTTGAATTGACCATGATTCATGAAGGGCCCTTGCTTGAATACTCAGGTAAACCATTAGCCTTACTTATGTGGAGCGCTTGGATCAAGCAGGCCGCATTATTTACGCTGTTTATTGATTTATGTATTCCCTGGGGGCCAAACGTGTCCACTGGAGGGTGGGCCCTCCTTACGGGACCGCTCCTATTCTTTTTAAAGATGTTTGGTGTTGGTTTGATCATGGCCTGTATCGAAATAGCCAATGCTAAAATGCGCTTATTTAAAGTTCCAAGATTATTAGCAGCTGCCTTTTTATTATCATTCTTTTCACTTATTACCGAATATTTGTTGTAA
- a CDS encoding proton-conducting transporter membrane subunit produces the protein MEESWQLIIFVGSITLFATGAVMSILFHKNALISGLIANTCSIIANVGLIAGGILGLTEKTLTATLFRGVFSFTNIELRVNAFSAFFLLIVGVIGLIVTIYAIGYVSEYRGRKSVSLLNAGMLIFIMAMAGVVMAGSIFTFLIAWEVMSVISYFLVIYEHEKPEVQKAGLIYVIMTHIGTVFLTIAFFILHYYSGSYEFQQMNHIHLPQSAQSWVFICALIGFGTKAGLVPMHIWLPRAHPSAPSHISALMSGVMIKTAIYGFLLITMQFLQSGPLWWGIAVIVIGGNTALFGVLHALGKIDQKQMLAYSSIENMGLMFIGIGIALIFLSKGQPLLASFALLAVLYHLINHALFKSLLFMGAGAVLMECHTKNMNLLGGLIRRMPWTALFMLIGSLSVAAMPPMNGFISEWMLFQSIFTLGFFGNSIAMHLFGALMIAVLAMVGALVAFLFIRFFSMTFLALPRSNMAEQAHEVPRPMLIGMGILSAACILLGVIPFVIFGVIQKTIKALVGGSSIPSFSITPAMVSTGFSKISIGTTVLMILCGLLIAWAITQFIGGKTKTIRGETWACGITLVPRMTYTASGFSKPVRVAFRLLMKSSRSLITDKNPRNPYFVRGYTYVSRIPLIIEDFLYKPIMNLLVAGANIFRKIQNGIVQSYLLYLLATLVFMLIWVMGR, from the coding sequence TTGGAAGAATCGTGGCAACTTATTATTTTTGTAGGGTCAATAACCCTATTTGCTACAGGCGCGGTTATGTCAATTCTCTTTCACAAAAATGCTCTTATCAGCGGACTAATCGCTAATACCTGCTCAATAATCGCAAATGTTGGTCTTATTGCAGGGGGGATTTTAGGACTCACAGAAAAGACGCTAACAGCCACCTTGTTTCGGGGGGTTTTTTCTTTTACCAATATCGAACTTAGAGTCAATGCATTTTCAGCTTTTTTTCTTCTCATTGTTGGTGTTATTGGATTGATTGTGACTATATATGCCATCGGGTATGTATCGGAATATAGGGGACGTAAATCAGTGTCGTTGTTGAACGCTGGAATGTTGATTTTTATTATGGCTATGGCTGGTGTTGTTATGGCCGGAAGCATTTTTACTTTTTTAATAGCTTGGGAAGTCATGTCTGTTATTTCATACTTTCTTGTAATCTATGAACATGAAAAGCCTGAAGTGCAAAAGGCTGGATTAATTTATGTAATTATGACCCATATCGGAACCGTTTTTTTGACGATCGCCTTTTTTATTCTTCATTATTACAGTGGTAGTTATGAATTTCAACAAATGAACCATATCCATTTGCCACAGTCGGCTCAATCTTGGGTCTTTATCTGTGCTCTGATTGGTTTTGGAACCAAAGCGGGACTTGTACCAATGCATATCTGGTTGCCGAGGGCACATCCTAGTGCACCAAGTCATATATCCGCTTTAATGTCTGGTGTTATGATTAAAACTGCCATTTACGGTTTTCTCCTAATTACGATGCAGTTTTTGCAATCAGGACCGCTTTGGTGGGGAATTGCCGTCATTGTTATTGGAGGAAATACCGCTCTATTTGGTGTATTGCATGCATTGGGAAAGATTGATCAGAAACAGATGCTTGCTTATAGCAGTATCGAAAATATGGGATTGATGTTCATAGGAATTGGGATTGCATTGATTTTCCTATCAAAAGGACAACCGTTATTAGCTTCGTTCGCATTGCTTGCTGTCTTGTACCATTTAATCAATCATGCTTTGTTTAAGAGCCTTTTGTTTATGGGGGCAGGCGCCGTTCTTATGGAATGTCATACGAAGAACATGAATCTGCTCGGCGGTTTAATCAGACGAATGCCTTGGACAGCATTGTTCATGCTAATCGGTTCATTATCAGTTGCTGCAATGCCACCGATGAATGGTTTCATCAGTGAGTGGATGCTGTTTCAATCCATCTTTACTCTAGGATTTTTTGGTAACAGTATCGCAATGCATTTATTTGGGGCGCTTATGATTGCTGTATTGGCAATGGTCGGCGCATTGGTTGCATTTTTATTTATTCGTTTCTTTTCTATGACATTTCTGGCACTTCCACGTTCGAATATGGCTGAGCAAGCACATGAAGTACCCCGTCCTATGCTCATTGGAATGGGAATCTTGTCTGCAGCCTGTATCCTTTTAGGCGTTATTCCTTTTGTGATATTTGGTGTAATTCAAAAAACAATAAAGGCACTTGTAGGGGGTTCTTCCATTCCTTCTTTTTCCATTACCCCAGCGATGGTAAGTACCGGATTTAGTAAAATATCGATTGGGACAACAGTGCTTATGATTCTATGTGGATTGTTGATTGCGTGGGCAATTACACAATTTATTGGTGGCAAGACAAAAACCATTCGAGGAGAAACATGGGCCTGTGGGATCACTCTAGTTCCGCGAATGACTTATACGGCTAGTGGTTTCAGTAAACCTGTCCGTGTCGCTTTTCGACTGTTGATGAAGTCGTCGCGCAGTCTCATTACTGACAAAAACCCTCGAAATCCCTACTTTGTCCGAGGGTATACATATGTTAGTCGAATTCCACTGATTATAGAAGATTTTTTATATAAACCAATCATGAATTTACTTGTTGCAGGAGCAAATATTTTCCGGAAGATTCAAAACGGAATTGTGCAAAGTTATTTACTGTATTTACTTGCGACACTGGTATTCATGCTTATTTGGGTAATGGGAAGGTAG
- a CDS encoding biotin transporter BioY, which produces MKLRTTEITLAAMFVALMTVGANITSIAPFLVIGGVPITLQTFFAILAGVVLGSRLGAISMTVYALVGLVGVPVFAKFGAGLGTIISPTFGFIISFIFTAFATGYIIEKMKKTVGVFIFAALIGLVINYVMGTNLMYVAYKFWSSAPEGFTYKMAWLWMVVPLPKDIFLAILAGIVGHRLERTVLSRSQFRKLRKAS; this is translated from the coding sequence ATGAAGCTAAGAACGACTGAAATTACACTAGCCGCCATGTTTGTCGCTTTAATGACAGTTGGTGCTAATATCACATCTATTGCACCTTTTTTAGTAATTGGGGGAGTACCGATAACACTACAAACATTTTTTGCCATTTTAGCTGGAGTGGTCCTTGGTAGTCGCTTAGGAGCTATATCAATGACTGTTTACGCTCTAGTGGGATTAGTGGGAGTTCCTGTATTTGCAAAATTTGGAGCTGGTCTGGGGACTATTATTAGCCCTACATTCGGTTTTATTATTTCCTTTATTTTTACTGCATTTGCTACTGGCTACATAATTGAAAAAATGAAAAAAACAGTTGGAGTATTTATTTTCGCCGCATTAATTGGCTTGGTCATCAATTATGTTATGGGCACAAATTTGATGTACGTTGCTTATAAATTTTGGAGTTCTGCGCCAGAAGGATTTACCTATAAAATGGCTTGGTTATGGATGGTCGTTCCTCTCCCTAAAGATATTTTTCTAGCAATTTTAGCAGGAATAGTGGGGCATCGTTTAGAACGGACTGTATTATCACGAAGTCAATTTAGAAAGTTAAGAAAAGCAAGTTAA
- a CDS encoding S1 domain-containing RNA-binding protein has product MSVEIGSKVTGKVTGITNFGAFVELPGGTTGLVHISEVADSYVKDVNDHLKVGDMILVKVISEKEGKTALSIKKAIDKPEGQTSSYSQRPPRQGRVDSRSKGNFKPKENFEDKMAKFLKASEENLSTLKRSTETKRGGRGGRRG; this is encoded by the coding sequence ATGTCAGTTGAAATAGGCAGCAAAGTAACAGGAAAAGTAACAGGTATCACAAATTTTGGAGCATTCGTTGAATTACCAGGAGGAACAACTGGTCTTGTGCATATCAGCGAGGTTGCAGATAGCTATGTAAAAGATGTTAATGACCATCTCAAAGTAGGCGATATGATTTTAGTAAAAGTGATTAGTGAGAAGGAAGGAAAAACAGCCTTATCAATCAAGAAAGCTATCGATAAGCCTGAAGGTCAAACTTCTTCTTATTCTCAACGCCCGCCACGCCAGGGAAGGGTTGATAGCCGTTCAAAAGGCAATTTCAAACCTAAGGAAAATTTTGAAGATAAAATGGCTAAATTTTTAAAGGCAAGTGAAGAGAATTTATCTACCCTTAAACGTAGTACTGAAACAAAACGAGGCGGTAGAGGCGGAAGACGCGGATAA
- a CDS encoding quinone oxidoreductase, with product MKALVFEKFGGPEVLQYKEIATPFCSQDDILVKTKAIGLNFADIYRRKGNYHLVGDPPYILGFEGSGIVEQVGINVKDIKVGDRIAFADVPFANAELVAVPQEKAIPIPNDISFQTATSVLLQGLTAHYLTNDSYKVKTGDTVLIHASAGGVGQLLIQIVKLSGGRVIGLTSSSIKAKVAKKVGCDEVFLYNDEWVEKVLEMTDGRGVDVVYESVGSTISSSFAATKIGGTVVFFGMSGGDPEPIDPRMLMDTSKTITGGDLWNVLTSLSERRNRANQLFEMILNKQIKINEPTIFSLKDGVEAHKLLESRKSSGKILLIP from the coding sequence ATGAAAGCACTTGTTTTTGAAAAATTTGGAGGTCCTGAAGTTCTACAATATAAAGAAATAGCTACTCCTTTCTGTAGCCAAGATGACATATTGGTAAAAACTAAGGCAATTGGTTTAAATTTTGCTGATATCTACAGAAGGAAGGGAAATTATCATTTAGTTGGGGATCCACCATATATCTTAGGATTCGAAGGATCCGGAATAGTTGAACAAGTAGGTATCAACGTTAAAGATATAAAAGTGGGGGACAGAATTGCCTTTGCAGATGTACCCTTTGCCAATGCAGAGTTAGTAGCAGTTCCACAGGAAAAAGCAATCCCTATTCCAAATGACATTTCTTTTCAAACAGCAACTTCTGTCCTGTTGCAAGGATTAACAGCACACTATTTAACAAATGATAGTTACAAGGTGAAAACTGGTGATACAGTTCTCATTCATGCGTCAGCAGGTGGGGTTGGTCAACTCTTAATTCAAATTGTCAAGCTTTCTGGGGGAAGGGTTATCGGGCTTACATCTTCTTCAATAAAGGCAAAAGTAGCAAAAAAGGTAGGTTGTGATGAAGTATTCTTATATAATGATGAATGGGTAGAAAAGGTACTTGAAATGACTGATGGGCGAGGTGTAGACGTTGTATATGAATCTGTGGGTTCTACAATATCATCTAGTTTTGCCGCAACTAAAATTGGAGGAACGGTAGTGTTTTTCGGCATGTCAGGAGGAGATCCTGAACCTATAGATCCAAGGATGTTGATGGATACCTCAAAAACCATTACAGGTGGAGACCTTTGGAATGTACTCACATCTCTTTCAGAAAGGCGTAATCGTGCCAATCAACTTTTTGAAATGATATTGAATAAGCAAATTAAAATAAATGAACCTACAATTTTTTCATTAAAAGATGGCGTTGAAGCACACAAATTACTTGAAAGCAGAAAAAGCTCCGGAAAAATATTATTGATACCTTAA